In Planctomycetia bacterium, one DNA window encodes the following:
- a CDS encoding DUF1460 domain-containing protein has product MDLRIFSRSPRQALVLAILLTSVLNVRCRPPGPDALPVYGDKPLWQFTDADLEAYLRDLHAREPDLRRRVVEIARRTIGQPYKLGPLGEGGAEPYDPDPLYCLTASDCVTFVEQTWAMALSRDKAEFLDTLRRIRYREGRIGLLTRNHFTEADWNVNNAWLFESTTAALGGASVRAYKLTINRRTFFEKYGLNTDAPVQQWSDEYIPVASLERVLPVLADADVIEFVKNEKSPFVGHLGLITHDANGTVMLLHSGEPAVQELPLMDYLKRHPTIVGVKALRAR; this is encoded by the coding sequence ATGGACCTTCGCATTTTTTCGAGATCGCCCCGTCAGGCACTTGTGCTGGCGATTCTACTGACGTCTGTTTTGAACGTCAGGTGTCGGCCGCCAGGCCCCGATGCGCTGCCCGTCTACGGCGATAAGCCGCTCTGGCAGTTCACAGATGCCGACCTCGAAGCGTATCTGCGCGATTTACACGCGCGCGAGCCGGACCTGCGCCGGCGCGTCGTGGAAATCGCCCGCCGAACGATCGGCCAGCCCTACAAACTCGGTCCGCTGGGCGAGGGCGGCGCCGAACCATACGATCCCGATCCACTTTATTGCCTGACGGCGAGCGATTGCGTGACGTTTGTCGAGCAAACGTGGGCCATGGCCCTGTCGCGCGACAAAGCGGAGTTCCTCGACACCTTGCGGCGGATTCGCTATCGCGAGGGCAGGATCGGCCTGCTCACGCGCAATCACTTCACCGAGGCGGATTGGAACGTGAACAACGCGTGGCTGTTTGAAAGTACAACGGCGGCATTGGGTGGCGCAAGCGTGCGTGCTTATAAGCTGACAATCAATCGCAGAACTTTTTTTGAGAAGTACGGATTGAATACGGACGCTCCAGTCCAGCAGTGGTCGGACGAATACATACCGGTCGCATCGCTCGAGCGGGTGTTGCCGGTTCTGGCGGACGCCGACGTCATCGAGTTTGTCAAGAACGAGAAATCGCCCTTCGTCGGCCACCTGGGCCTCATCACGCACGACGCGAACGGCACCGTGATGCTGCTGCATTCCGGCGAGCCGGCTGTGCAGGAGCTGCCGCTGATGGATTACCTCAAGCGGCATCCGACCATCGTGGGGGTGAAGGCGCTTCGCGCACGTTGA